Proteins encoded by one window of Homoserinimonas aerilata:
- the dusB gene encoding tRNA dihydrouridine synthase DusB yields MTVIDATSSRPASAVRESSAPLRIGSLELDVPVVLAPMAGITNTAFRRLCREFGAGLYVSEMITSRALVERTPGSMRLIQHHESESVRSIQLYGVDPKTVREAVTMLVAEDRADHIDLNFGCPVPKVTRKGGGAALPWKTSLFRDIVEGAVEAAGDIPLTIKMRKGIDADHLTYLEAGRIAEGAGVAAVALHARTASEFYSGHADWSAISKLKEVVTSVPVLGNGDIWSGADAVRMVEQTGCDGVVVGRGCLGRPWLFGDLVSSFSGVEQVAQPSLGVVAGAVRRHAQLLGEFFDSEEWACRDIRKHMAWYFKGYPVGGDIRSRLSTVESFAQLDDILGELDGDAPYPGAGAEGPRGRAGTPKRPALPQGWLDSRELGVEESFELAGAELDTSGG; encoded by the coding sequence ATGACCGTGATCGACGCTACCTCCTCCCGCCCGGCATCGGCCGTGCGCGAGTCGAGTGCGCCGCTGCGGATCGGCTCGCTCGAGCTTGACGTGCCTGTGGTTCTGGCGCCCATGGCGGGCATCACGAACACGGCGTTCCGCAGGCTCTGCCGTGAGTTCGGCGCGGGGCTGTATGTCAGCGAGATGATCACGAGCCGTGCGCTTGTGGAGCGTACTCCGGGGAGCATGCGCCTCATTCAGCATCACGAGTCGGAGTCGGTGCGCAGCATCCAGCTCTACGGCGTCGACCCGAAGACGGTGCGCGAGGCCGTGACGATGCTCGTCGCCGAGGATCGTGCCGACCATATCGACCTCAACTTCGGCTGCCCTGTCCCGAAGGTGACGCGCAAGGGCGGGGGAGCGGCGCTTCCCTGGAAGACGAGCCTGTTCCGCGACATCGTGGAGGGCGCGGTCGAGGCTGCCGGCGACATCCCGTTGACGATCAAGATGCGCAAGGGCATCGACGCCGATCACCTCACCTATCTCGAGGCGGGGCGCATCGCCGAGGGTGCCGGCGTCGCGGCCGTGGCGCTGCACGCCCGTACGGCATCCGAGTTCTACAGCGGCCACGCCGACTGGTCGGCGATCTCGAAGCTCAAAGAGGTGGTCACCTCTGTTCCGGTGCTCGGCAACGGCGACATCTGGTCGGGCGCGGATGCTGTGCGCATGGTCGAGCAGACCGGCTGCGACGGCGTCGTGGTCGGCAGGGGCTGTCTGGGCCGCCCATGGCTGTTCGGTGATCTCGTCTCGTCGTTCTCCGGTGTGGAGCAGGTGGCGCAGCCCAGCCTCGGTGTTGTGGCTGGCGCGGTGCGGCGTCATGCCCAGCTGTTGGGCGAGTTCTTCGACAGCGAGGAGTGGGCCTGCCGCGATATCCGCAAGCACATGGCCTGGTATTTCAAGGGCTATCCGGTGGGTGGCGACATCCGGTCGAGGCTCTCGACGGTCGAGAGTTTCGCCCAGCTCGATGACATCTTGGGTGAGCTCGACGGGGATGCTCCGTATCCGGGTGCGGGTGCTGAGGGGCCGCGCGGTCGTGCCGGCACTCCGAAGCGGCCTGCGCTGCCGCAGGGGTGGCTCGACAGCCGCGAGCTGGGCGTCGAGGAGAGCTTTGAGCTTGCCGGGGCAGAACTGGACACGAGCGGTGGCTGA
- a CDS encoding deoxyguanosinetriphosphate triphosphohydrolase, translating into MPAGYGEHDTARFLAEEHSSRRSDFARDRARLLHSSALRRLAAKTQVLSPTQGLDFARNRLTHSLEVAQVGRELATSLGLEPDVVDTACLAHDLGHPPFGHNGERALNSWAADIGGFEGNAQTLRLLTRIEPKVFGADGTPYGLNLTRASLDASCKYPWPDSRSVADPSGRAKFGFYADDVAAFEWLRAGAPEGRLCIEAQVMDLSDDIAYSVHDFEDAIFGGYVDVAALGARVDHDELVDSMVEWIGGELDHGELIAAFDRLDSLPAWIDSWDGSRRDQSRLKNLTSQLIGRFAGGAVQATRDAFSSGSLARFGADIVVPREIRAEIAVLKGIVAAFVMSHNTRQPIYMHQREILTDLADSLFLKGPDALDAGFAADWREAADDGARRRVIVDQVASLTDQSALSWHERLVGN; encoded by the coding sequence CTGCCTGCGGGTTATGGCGAGCACGACACCGCTCGCTTCCTCGCAGAGGAGCACTCGAGCCGCCGAAGCGATTTCGCGCGCGACCGCGCCCGCCTGCTGCATTCGAGCGCGCTGCGCCGTCTGGCGGCGAAGACCCAGGTGCTGAGCCCGACGCAGGGCCTCGATTTTGCCCGCAATCGGCTCACCCATTCACTCGAGGTGGCTCAGGTGGGGCGGGAGCTGGCCACGAGCCTCGGCCTCGAGCCGGATGTGGTCGACACGGCCTGTCTCGCCCACGACCTGGGGCATCCGCCGTTCGGCCACAATGGCGAGCGTGCCCTCAACAGCTGGGCCGCAGACATCGGCGGCTTCGAGGGCAATGCGCAGACGCTGAGGCTTCTGACGCGCATCGAGCCGAAGGTCTTCGGCGCCGACGGCACTCCGTACGGCCTGAATCTGACGCGGGCGAGCCTCGACGCGAGTTGCAAGTACCCGTGGCCCGATTCGCGGTCGGTCGCCGATCCGAGCGGGCGGGCCAAGTTCGGTTTCTATGCGGATGATGTGGCGGCCTTCGAGTGGCTCCGTGCGGGCGCCCCCGAGGGCAGGTTGTGCATCGAGGCACAGGTTATGGACCTCTCCGACGACATCGCCTATTCGGTGCACGATTTCGAGGATGCGATCTTCGGCGGTTATGTCGATGTCGCTGCGCTGGGCGCTCGGGTCGATCACGACGAGCTTGTCGATTCGATGGTCGAGTGGATCGGCGGGGAGCTCGATCATGGTGAGCTCATCGCCGCCTTCGACAGGCTCGACAGCCTTCCCGCGTGGATCGATTCGTGGGATGGCAGCAGGCGCGATCAGAGCAGGTTGAAGAACCTGACCAGCCAGCTCATCGGGCGTTTCGCGGGCGGCGCTGTTCAGGCCACGAGGGATGCCTTCTCGTCGGGCAGTCTTGCGCGTTTCGGTGCCGACATCGTGGTGCCCCGCGAGATCCGGGCCGAGATCGCGGTGCTGAAGGGCATCGTGGCGGCCTTCGTGATGTCGCACAACACGCGGCAGCCGATCTACATGCACCAGCGTGAGATCCTCACGGATCTCGCTGACTCCCTGTTCCTGAAGGGTCCGGATGCTCTCGATGCGGGCTTCGCGGCCGACTGGCGGGAGGCGGCGGATGACGGCGCCCGTCGCCGTGTCATCGTCGACCAGGTGGCGAGCCTCACCGATCAGTCGGCGCTCAGTTGGCACGAGCGTCTCGTCGGCAACTGA
- the dnaG gene encoding DNA primase, with the protein MAGLIRRNDIDEVRARVNIADIVGDYVTLKGAGVGSLKGLCPFHDERSPSFHVRPQVGRYHCFGCGEDGDVFTFLQRMDHVSFSEAVERMAARIGFELHYEDGGPANREQGNRARLLAVNKAASDFFVGQLATAAAEPARTFLGERGFDPSAAERFGVGFAPKSYDALSKHLFTLGFTEAELIASGVVGQGDRGIYDRFRGRLVWPIRDTTGQTLGFGARRLLDDDQGPKYLNTPETAVYHKSQVLYGLDLAKRDISRGKQVVVVEGYTDVMACHLAGVTTAVATCGTAFGVEHIKVVRRVLGDFDNGDSTALGEVVFTFDPDEAGQKAASRAFAEEQRFAAQTFVAVAPDGLDPCDLRLKRGDDAVRRLVATKKPMFEFMVRRVLAQHDLDTVEGRVAALRASAPIVAGIRDRALSVGYVRNLAGWLGVDPAEVSRAVSSAERRGASEKGAASGQRDDRTDARDDRFGAGPGADADNAVPEAMAGPSIAQLPSDPATRLERDALMAVLQQPEQVGADLVRRVSQAAFANPSLAVVRDGVAAAFAEGEEGFAPSLWLDRVIAQVPAPFATIVRELSFAPLPEKAGRELSVYCQGVALSLIDRDLLRQKAELLGRLQRTDAAGEPERYSQLQRELVRVEQERRALRED; encoded by the coding sequence ATGGCAGGCCTTATTCGACGCAACGACATCGATGAGGTGCGTGCCCGGGTGAACATCGCCGACATCGTGGGCGACTACGTCACCTTGAAGGGCGCCGGCGTGGGCTCTCTGAAGGGCCTCTGCCCGTTCCACGATGAGCGCAGCCCGAGCTTCCATGTGCGTCCGCAGGTGGGGCGTTATCACTGCTTCGGCTGTGGCGAAGACGGCGATGTGTTCACCTTCCTGCAGCGCATGGATCATGTCTCCTTCTCTGAGGCGGTCGAGCGCATGGCGGCGCGCATCGGCTTCGAACTGCATTACGAAGACGGCGGCCCTGCGAATCGTGAGCAGGGCAACAGGGCGCGCCTGCTCGCCGTGAACAAGGCGGCGTCAGATTTCTTTGTCGGCCAGCTGGCCACGGCGGCTGCGGAGCCTGCGCGCACGTTCCTGGGCGAGCGGGGCTTCGACCCCTCGGCAGCGGAGCGTTTCGGTGTGGGCTTCGCCCCGAAGAGCTATGACGCCCTCAGCAAGCATCTCTTCACTCTCGGCTTCACGGAGGCCGAACTGATCGCATCCGGTGTCGTCGGTCAGGGTGATCGCGGCATCTACGACCGCTTCCGCGGGCGTCTCGTGTGGCCGATCCGTGACACGACCGGGCAGACCCTGGGCTTCGGCGCCCGGCGCCTTCTCGACGACGATCAGGGCCCCAAATATCTGAACACCCCCGAGACGGCGGTCTACCACAAGTCTCAGGTGCTCTACGGGCTCGATCTCGCCAAGAGGGACATCTCCCGAGGCAAGCAGGTCGTTGTCGTCGAGGGCTACACGGATGTCATGGCCTGCCATCTCGCGGGCGTCACGACGGCGGTGGCCACCTGTGGCACGGCGTTCGGCGTCGAGCACATCAAGGTCGTGCGCCGCGTGCTGGGCGACTTCGACAACGGTGACTCGACGGCGCTCGGTGAGGTGGTGTTCACCTTTGACCCGGATGAGGCGGGGCAGAAGGCGGCGAGCCGCGCGTTCGCCGAGGAGCAGCGCTTTGCCGCCCAGACCTTCGTGGCTGTCGCCCCCGACGGGCTCGACCCCTGCGATCTGCGCCTCAAGCGCGGCGACGACGCGGTTCGACGGCTCGTGGCGACGAAGAAGCCCATGTTCGAGTTCATGGTGCGGCGGGTGCTGGCGCAGCACGACCTCGACACCGTGGAGGGCCGGGTGGCCGCCCTGCGCGCGTCCGCTCCGATCGTCGCAGGCATCCGTGATCGTGCCCTCAGTGTCGGCTATGTGCGCAACCTGGCCGGGTGGCTGGGCGTGGACCCTGCTGAGGTGTCGCGCGCGGTCTCGTCCGCCGAGCGGCGTGGTGCGTCGGAGAAGGGTGCCGCCTCCGGGCAGCGCGATGACAGAACGGATGCGCGTGACGATCGCTTCGGGGCCGGTCCCGGTGCCGACGCTGACAACGCTGTTCCCGAGGCGATGGCGGGCCCCTCGATAGCGCAGCTGCCCAGCGACCCTGCGACGCGGCTGGAGCGCGATGCGCTCATGGCGGTGCTGCAGCAGCCTGAGCAGGTCGGGGCTGACCTGGTGCGGCGTGTCAGTCAGGCGGCCTTCGCCAATCCGTCTCTCGCGGTTGTGCGTGACGGTGTCGCCGCAGCTTTCGCCGAGGGGGAGGAGGGGTTCGCCCCTTCGCTCTGGCTCGATCGTGTGATCGCCCAGGTTCCGGCACCGTTCGCGACGATCGTGCGTGAGCTCAGCTTCGCTCCTCTCCCGGAGAAGGCCGGTCGTGAGCTCAGCGTCTACTGCCAGGGCGTGGCGCTCTCTCTCATCGACCGTGACCTGCTGCGGCAGAAGGCCGAGCTGCTCGGCAGGTTGCAGAGAACGGATGCCGCGGGCGAGCCGGAACGCTACTCGCAGCTGCAGCGAGAACTCGTGCGGGTTGAGCAGGAGCGTCGCGCGCTGCGGGAGGACTGA
- a CDS encoding ABC transporter substrate-binding protein: MASASTFKRRALVALGTGTAAVLVLAGCASGGNGGGGSGESITVGTTDKVTFLDPAGSYDNGSFAVMNQIYPFLLNSKPGTADVEPDIAESAEFTSPTEYTVKLKAGLKFANGNDLTASDVKFSFDRQLAIADVNGPSTLLYNLDSTEAVDDTTVVFTLKSANDQIWQQILSSPAGPIVDEDVFAADAVTSDQEIIDGEAFAGPFVISSYKFNELVQFKAYEGYEGVLGAPKTSTINLKYYADSSNLKLDVQEGNIDVATRSLSATDISDLQGNDNVTVHTGPGGEIRYIVFNFNTQPFGATTTEADPAKALAVRQAVADLIDREAIADQVYKGTYLPLYSYVPAGLTGANEALKGLYGDGNGGPDADKAAATLEAAGVTTPVALNLQYNPDHYGPSSGDEYALVKSQLEADGLFAVNLQSTEWVTYAEERSADAYPAYQLGWFPDYSDADNYLSPFFQTDNFLANHFSDPELDTLIPAQAVETDPATREGMIEDIQNKVAAQLSTLPFLQGAQVAVSGKDVSGVSDTLDASFKFRFGVLSKG; the protein is encoded by the coding sequence ATGGCATCCGCATCAACATTCAAGAGGCGCGCGCTTGTCGCGTTGGGCACGGGAACCGCTGCGGTTCTCGTCCTTGCCGGCTGCGCCAGCGGCGGCAACGGCGGCGGCGGCTCGGGTGAGTCGATCACGGTCGGCACCACCGACAAGGTGACGTTCCTCGACCCGGCCGGTTCGTACGACAACGGCTCGTTCGCTGTCATGAACCAGATCTACCCGTTCCTGCTGAACTCGAAGCCGGGCACCGCAGATGTCGAGCCCGACATCGCCGAGTCGGCCGAGTTCACCTCGCCCACCGAGTACACGGTCAAGCTGAAGGCGGGGCTGAAGTTCGCGAACGGCAACGACCTCACGGCATCCGATGTCAAGTTCTCCTTCGACCGCCAGCTGGCGATCGCCGATGTGAACGGCCCGTCGACCCTGCTCTACAACCTCGACAGCACTGAGGCCGTCGACGACACGACCGTGGTGTTCACGCTCAAGTCGGCCAACGACCAGATCTGGCAGCAGATCCTGAGCAGCCCCGCCGGCCCCATCGTCGATGAAGATGTCTTCGCCGCCGACGCCGTCACGAGCGACCAGGAGATCATCGACGGTGAGGCCTTCGCCGGCCCGTTCGTCATCTCCAGCTACAAGTTCAACGAGCTTGTGCAGTTCAAGGCCTACGAGGGCTACGAGGGCGTTCTTGGTGCTCCCAAGACCTCGACCATCAACCTCAAGTACTATGCCGACTCGTCGAACCTGAAGCTCGACGTGCAGGAGGGCAACATCGACGTCGCGACCCGCAGCCTGTCTGCGACCGACATCTCGGACCTGCAGGGCAACGACAACGTGACGGTGCACACGGGCCCCGGCGGCGAGATCCGCTACATCGTGTTCAACTTCAACACGCAGCCGTTCGGTGCGACCACGACCGAGGCCGACCCGGCCAAGGCCCTCGCGGTGCGCCAGGCTGTCGCGGACCTGATCGACCGTGAGGCGATCGCCGACCAGGTCTACAAGGGCACCTACCTGCCCCTGTACTCCTACGTCCCCGCCGGTCTGACCGGTGCCAACGAGGCGCTCAAGGGCCTCTACGGCGATGGCAACGGTGGTCCGGATGCCGACAAGGCTGCCGCGACCCTCGAGGCTGCCGGCGTCACGACTCCGGTCGCGCTCAACCTGCAGTACAACCCGGACCACTACGGCCCGAGCTCGGGCGACGAGTACGCGCTCGTGAAGAGCCAGCTGGAGGCTGACGGCCTGTTCGCCGTGAACCTGCAGTCGACCGAGTGGGTCACCTACGCGGAGGAGCGTTCGGCTGACGCGTACCCGGCCTACCAGCTGGGTTGGTTCCCGGACTACTCGGACGCCGACAACTACCTGTCGCCGTTCTTCCAGACCGACAACTTCCTGGCGAACCACTTCAGCGACCCCGAGCTCGACACGCTGATCCCGGCTCAGGCTGTCGAGACCGACCCGGCGACCCGTGAGGGCATGATCGAGGACATCCAGAACAAGGTCGCGGCCCAGCTGTCGACCCTGCCGTTCCTCCAGGGCGCCCAGGTGGCTGTCTCCGGCAAGGACGTGAGCGGCGTGAGCGACACGCTCGACGCCTCGTTCAAGTTCCGTTTCGGAGTGCTGTCCAAGGGCTAG
- a CDS encoding ABC transporter permease, with amino-acid sequence MSSTATVQTAPGGPSAAKKRRSSGGGGSLGRYILTRLLLIIPTVFILVTMVFVLMRTIGDPITAAVGDRLSAAQLQERIHQAGYDRPILVQYFEYIGQIFTGNFGTTISDGRPVIDVLTTYGPATLELVFYTLIVAFIVGIPFGMLAAYFRDKWPDAVLRVFAILCYATPVFFAGLLLKLIFSVWLKWLPVAGRASTGTELDLQFLENPTGIYLVDAIRTGSASNVQDVLSHAVLPGIALGLLTAGVFLRLVRTNVIGTLSANYIDSARSRGVNEFRLVRRHAYKPALIPIITVMGLQIALLLGGAVLTETTFEWKGLGFILVNYLSARDFVAVQGIVALLAVIVALTNFIVDVIAALIDPRVRY; translated from the coding sequence ATGAGCTCAACCGCCACGGTGCAGACCGCACCAGGAGGCCCGTCGGCCGCGAAGAAGCGACGATCATCGGGGGGTGGGGGCAGCCTCGGCCGCTACATCCTCACCCGACTGCTGTTGATCATCCCGACGGTGTTCATCCTCGTCACCATGGTCTTCGTTCTCATGCGCACGATCGGCGACCCGATCACGGCGGCTGTCGGCGACCGGCTCAGCGCGGCCCAGCTGCAGGAGCGCATCCATCAGGCAGGCTACGACCGGCCCATCCTGGTGCAGTACTTCGAGTACATCGGTCAGATCTTCACGGGCAATTTCGGCACGACGATCAGCGACGGCCGACCCGTCATCGATGTGCTCACGACTTACGGGCCTGCGACGCTCGAGCTCGTGTTCTACACGCTCATCGTGGCTTTCATCGTGGGCATCCCGTTCGGCATGCTTGCCGCCTATTTCCGTGACAAGTGGCCGGATGCGGTGCTGCGCGTGTTCGCCATCCTCTGCTATGCGACGCCCGTGTTCTTCGCGGGTCTCCTGCTCAAACTCATCTTCTCGGTGTGGCTGAAGTGGCTTCCCGTTGCGGGGCGCGCCTCGACCGGCACGGAGCTCGATCTGCAGTTCCTTGAGAACCCGACGGGCATCTATCTGGTCGACGCCATCCGCACGGGCAGTGCCTCGAATGTGCAGGATGTGCTCTCGCACGCTGTACTGCCGGGCATCGCGCTCGGCCTCCTGACCGCCGGCGTGTTCCTGCGGCTCGTGCGCACGAACGTGATCGGCACGCTCTCGGCCAACTACATCGACTCGGCCCGTTCCCGCGGTGTCAACGAGTTCAGGCTGGTGCGCAGGCACGCCTACAAGCCGGCGCTGATCCCGATCATCACGGTCATGGGTCTTCAGATCGCGCTGCTGCTCGGCGGGGCGGTGCTGACCGAGACGACGTTCGAATGGAAGGGCCTCGGCTTCATCCTCGTCAACTACCTGTCCGCGCGCGACTTCGTGGCGGTGCAGGGAATCGTCGCACTTCTGGCGGTGATCGTCGCCCTGACCAACTTCATCGTCGATGTGATCGCGGCGCTGATCGACCCGAGGGTGAGGTACTGA
- a CDS encoding ABC transporter permease codes for MSAETETVGLEPVRRPSLWSRLPIVHQLRQSVGLQRGMLIAGLVITGAFLLAAALAPLIAPYGFGQLRDDAGNFGAQQPPSAEHIWGTTVGGYDVFSRVIWGSQTAVSVIVIAVILSIFAGVLLGLVSGYLGGWVDRVLVVICDAVYAFPSLLLAIVMAIVITGGQSDLWGGLLAAAISITVVFIPQYFRVIRAETVRIKAEAFVESAKVLGASNSRIMFRHILRNATRTLPLIFTLNASEAILTLAGLGFLGFGIEPTSAAEWGFDLNKSISDVTSGIWWTSVFPGVAIVLVVLGITLVGESLNDLADPRLRTRRRAEGTPVATAAVSVVPGGSLDSVPAIDDLEARS; via the coding sequence ATGAGCGCAGAGACAGAGACCGTGGGCCTCGAGCCCGTGCGCAGGCCTTCCCTGTGGTCGCGCCTCCCCATCGTCCACCAGCTGCGACAGAGTGTCGGTCTGCAGCGCGGGATGCTTATCGCCGGCCTTGTGATCACGGGCGCCTTCCTGCTCGCCGCCGCACTGGCGCCCCTCATCGCGCCCTACGGCTTCGGCCAGCTGAGAGACGACGCCGGCAACTTCGGCGCCCAGCAGCCGCCCTCGGCGGAGCACATCTGGGGCACGACCGTCGGAGGCTACGACGTGTTCTCCCGTGTCATCTGGGGCTCGCAGACGGCGGTCAGTGTCATCGTCATCGCCGTCATCCTCTCGATCTTCGCGGGGGTGCTCCTGGGGCTGGTCTCGGGGTACCTGGGTGGCTGGGTCGACCGCGTTCTGGTTGTCATCTGTGACGCCGTGTACGCGTTCCCGAGCCTGCTGCTCGCGATCGTCATGGCCATCGTGATCACGGGCGGCCAGTCCGATCTGTGGGGCGGGCTGCTCGCCGCCGCCATCTCGATCACGGTCGTGTTCATCCCGCAGTATTTCCGGGTCATCCGTGCCGAGACGGTGCGGATCAAGGCGGAGGCCTTCGTGGAGTCGGCCAAGGTGCTGGGCGCGAGCAACAGCCGCATCATGTTCCGCCACATCCTGCGCAATGCGACTCGTACGCTGCCGCTGATATTCACGCTGAACGCCTCGGAGGCGATTCTGACCCTCGCAGGCCTCGGCTTCCTCGGTTTCGGCATCGAGCCGACCTCGGCCGCGGAGTGGGGCTTCGACCTCAACAAGTCGATCTCCGATGTCACGAGCGGTATCTGGTGGACATCCGTGTTCCCGGGTGTCGCGATCGTGCTCGTCGTGCTCGGCATCACGCTCGTCGGCGAGAGCCTCAACGACCTGGCCGACCCGCGTCTGCGCACGCGCCGCAGGGCCGAGGGCACGCCTGTCGCCACGGCGGCGGTGTCGGTGGTTCCCGGCGGCTCGCTCGACAGCGTTCCGGCGATCGACGACCTGGAGGCACGATCATGA
- a CDS encoding dipeptide ABC transporter ATP-binding protein, which produces MSSLAKGQQAVRITDLGVTFATDGGDVRAVDGVSLSVSAGEVLAIVGESGSGKSVTAKTILGLLPETATISGAVVIGSQDVTQLSGAELRRIRGTGVAMVFQEPSTALNPVYTVGWQIAEGLRAHGKYTRGQARAKAIDIMERVGIPDAATRVDYYPHQFSGGQKQRIVIAMALVLDPELIVADEPTTALDVTVQAEILDLLRRCRDEFNAAIVLITHNMGVVADLADRVAVMLDGKVVEEADATSLFAAPKHEYTKRLLDAVPHIGTGAASTQERASAQAERPGEKLVVAENLVIEYPGRLGRAGFRAVNGVSFSIAEREVLGLVGESGSGKTTIGRAIAGLTRVTGGSLQVLGYEMLGMREREFRPLRSDIGFVFQDPATSFNPLLTIADCVAEPLIIHGRVGDSREARGTVDELLEAVQLPKSFGDRFPHELSGGQRQRASLARSLALQPKLLIADEPTSALDVSVQAKVLDLFAELQKDFGFAALFISHDLAVVDLLADRIGVLFKGELVEEGTGAEVLGAPKHPYTQRLLASLPVPNPAEQAERRNELMRIRRAAS; this is translated from the coding sequence ATGAGCAGTCTTGCGAAGGGCCAGCAGGCCGTGCGCATCACCGATCTCGGCGTGACGTTCGCGACCGACGGCGGCGACGTGCGTGCCGTCGACGGCGTCAGCCTGAGCGTCTCAGCGGGCGAGGTTCTCGCGATCGTGGGCGAGAGCGGCAGCGGCAAGTCCGTCACCGCGAAGACCATCCTGGGTCTTCTGCCGGAGACGGCCACGATCTCGGGCGCCGTTGTCATCGGGTCTCAGGATGTGACGCAGCTCTCGGGCGCCGAGCTCCGCCGCATCCGGGGCACGGGCGTGGCCATGGTGTTCCAGGAGCCGTCGACCGCGCTGAACCCGGTCTACACGGTCGGCTGGCAGATTGCCGAGGGCCTGCGCGCGCACGGGAAGTACACCCGCGGGCAGGCGAGGGCGAAGGCGATCGACATCATGGAGCGGGTGGGCATTCCGGATGCCGCCACGCGCGTCGACTACTACCCGCACCAGTTCTCGGGTGGGCAGAAGCAGCGCATCGTGATCGCGATGGCGCTCGTGCTCGACCCGGAGCTGATCGTCGCCGACGAGCCGACGACGGCCCTCGATGTGACGGTGCAGGCCGAGATCCTCGATCTGCTGCGGCGCTGCCGCGACGAGTTCAATGCGGCGATCGTGCTGATCACCCACAACATGGGCGTCGTTGCGGATCTCGCCGATCGGGTGGCGGTCATGCTCGATGGCAAGGTCGTCGAGGAGGCGGATGCGACGAGCCTGTTCGCGGCGCCGAAGCACGAGTACACGAAGCGGCTGCTCGATGCCGTGCCGCACATCGGCACGGGCGCGGCGAGCACGCAGGAGCGTGCCAGCGCACAGGCCGAGCGGCCGGGCGAGAAGCTGGTCGTCGCCGAGAATCTCGTGATCGAGTACCCGGGTCGTCTGGGTCGTGCGGGGTTCCGTGCCGTGAACGGTGTCAGTTTCAGCATCGCCGAGCGCGAGGTTCTGGGGCTCGTCGGCGAGAGCGGTTCGGGCAAGACGACGATCGGCCGTGCCATTGCCGGGCTCACCCGCGTGACGGGCGGGTCTCTGCAGGTGTTGGGGTACGAGATGCTCGGCATGCGCGAACGCGAGTTCCGGCCGCTGCGCAGTGACATCGGTTTCGTGTTCCAGGATCCGGCGACGAGCTTCAACCCCCTGCTGACGATCGCGGACTGCGTCGCTGAGCCGCTCATCATCCACGGCCGTGTGGGAGACTCGCGCGAGGCTCGGGGAACCGTCGACGAGCTGCTCGAGGCCGTGCAGCTTCCCAAGTCGTTCGGCGACAGGTTCCCTCATGAGCTCTCCGGTGGGCAGCGACAGCGGGCGAGCCTCGCCCGTTCGCTCGCACTGCAGCCGAAGCTGCTCATCGCCGATGAGCCGACGAGCGCGCTCGACGTCTCGGTGCAGGCGAAGGTTCTCGATCTGTTCGCCGAGCTGCAGAAGGATTTCGGCTTCGCTGCGCTGTTCATCAGCCACGACCTCGCGGTCGTCGATCTGCTCGCCGACCGCATCGGTGTGCTCTTCAAGGGTGAACTGGTCGAGGAGGGCACGGGGGCCGAGGTTCTCGGTGCGCCGAAGCATCCGTACACCCAGCGGTTGCTTGCCTCGCTCCCGGTTCCGAATCCGGCAGAGCAGGCAGAGCGCAGGAATGAGCTGATGAGGATCCGCCGGGCGGCATCGTGA